From Acidimicrobiales bacterium, one genomic window encodes:
- a CDS encoding glycerol-3-phosphate dehydrogenase/oxidase produces MVSAGAPTLTPPSRSARLDELEADRFDVIVVGGGITGAGVARDAAGRGLRVALLEADDFAAGTSSRSSKLIHGGLRYLASGEVDLVRKTARERAAVHAMAPHLAEPCWMVVPARNRAAVTTFRAGIGTYEKLGGIDGVDRHEVWKGADITAHEPHLRTDPYHFAVAYREYLTDDARLVLATLRAAVGTGAVVANRLPVVGMLHGPDGVRIEGVVARCARTDREVNVRGAVVVNAAGPWVEGIARMEQDPPATPLHLSKGVHIVVPRSRFPVNHLVICNTRDKRSIFVIPRGDTVYIGTTDTSYYGDRPLWPEIEPDDVEYLLDPMTRYFDIDPLTPDDVIASWSGVRPLIAQEGKEAKEMSRKDEITVGPGGMISIAGGKLTGFRRLAEDVMDVVARSLDRPLGAGPGLARVPGGAPVDADPDRQATRLRRLYGSEAPDVLALGAGHLVDGEPVVVGEVDWAIDMEAATTLVDVVYRRTRLAWYVPARRDELSAAVAARMAERLGWSAEERLAQEAEVRARFADELAFRDDDPSAHGEDGDPT; encoded by the coding sequence ATGGTTTCCGCCGGTGCTCCCACCCTCACGCCCCCGTCGAGGTCCGCCCGCCTCGACGAGTTGGAGGCCGATCGCTTCGACGTGATCGTCGTCGGCGGGGGGATCACGGGGGCCGGTGTCGCCCGTGACGCGGCGGGGCGTGGGCTTCGGGTCGCCCTTCTCGAGGCCGACGACTTCGCGGCCGGCACGTCGTCGCGGTCTTCCAAGCTGATCCACGGAGGTTTGCGCTACCTGGCCAGCGGCGAGGTCGACCTGGTTCGCAAGACGGCACGCGAACGCGCCGCGGTGCACGCCATGGCCCCCCATCTCGCCGAGCCGTGCTGGATGGTGGTGCCGGCCCGCAACCGGGCCGCCGTCACGACCTTCCGGGCCGGGATCGGTACCTACGAGAAGCTGGGCGGGATCGACGGTGTCGACCGCCACGAAGTCTGGAAGGGCGCCGACATCACGGCCCATGAGCCGCATCTGCGCACCGACCCCTACCACTTCGCCGTCGCCTACCGCGAGTACCTGACCGACGATGCCCGGCTGGTGCTCGCCACCCTCCGGGCCGCGGTCGGCACGGGCGCGGTGGTCGCGAACCGGCTCCCGGTCGTCGGAATGCTCCATGGCCCCGACGGCGTCCGCATCGAGGGTGTCGTCGCCCGTTGTGCCCGCACCGATCGTGAGGTGAACGTGCGGGGCGCGGTCGTCGTCAATGCGGCGGGGCCCTGGGTCGAGGGGATCGCCCGGATGGAACAGGATCCCCCGGCGACCCCGTTGCACCTGTCGAAGGGCGTGCACATCGTCGTGCCGAGGTCCCGCTTCCCGGTCAACCACCTCGTGATCTGCAACACCCGCGACAAGCGGTCGATCTTCGTGATCCCGCGGGGCGACACCGTCTACATCGGCACGACCGACACCAGCTACTACGGCGACCGTCCCCTCTGGCCCGAGATCGAGCCCGACGATGTCGAGTACCTCCTCGATCCGATGACCCGCTACTTCGACATCGATCCGCTGACGCCCGACGATGTGATCGCGTCCTGGTCGGGCGTCCGGCCGCTGATCGCCCAGGAAGGCAAGGAAGCCAAGGAGATGTCGCGCAAGGACGAGATCACGGTGGGGCCGGGCGGGATGATCTCGATCGCCGGCGGCAAGCTCACCGGCTTCCGGCGCCTCGCCGAGGACGTCATGGACGTCGTCGCCCGCTCCCTCGACCGCCCCTTGGGCGCGGGCCCCGGTCTGGCCCGCGTGCCCGGTGGGGCCCCCGTCGACGCCGATCCCGATCGTCAGGCGACCCGCCTTCGGCGCCTCTACGGATCGGAGGCCCCCGACGTCCTCGCCCTCGGCGCGGGCCATCTGGTCGACGGTGAGCCGGTCGTCGTCGGTGAGGTCGACTGGGCGATCGACATGGAGGCGGCGACCACGCTGGTCGACGTCGTCTATCGACGCACGCGGCTCGCCTGGTACGTGCCGGCTCGTCGTGACGAACTGAGTGCGGCGGTGGCCGCCCGCATGGCGGAGCGCCTGGGTTGGTCGGCCGAGGAGCGGCTCGCCCAGGAAGCGGAGGTGCGCGCCCGGTTCGCCGATGAGCTGGCCTTTCGCGACGACGACCCATCGGCCCACGGAGAAGACGGAGACCCCACATGA